Within the Thermodesulfobacteriota bacterium genome, the region AACAATAAGTCAAATTAAGGATGATATAGCAAAGTCATGATAGTCGGAATTCCTAAAGAAACATCACCAGGTGAGAGCAGAGTAGCAATAGTACCGAACACAGTTCCATCCTTACAGAAGGCAGGATTTGTAGTTCATGTGGAAACAGGCGCTGGTCTGGAGGCCGGTTTCCCTGACAATCTTTTTCAAGACCAGGGCGCAGTTATTTCTGATCGCTCTGAAGTATTCGAAAAGGCCGATGTAATTTTACAGATTAACACCGTAGGCTCAAACCCTGAAACAGATTCACAAGACATTTCTTTACTTAAAGAAGGACAGATAGTTATTGGACTAATTGATGCACTTTCAAATGCAGACGCTGTAAGAGCTCTTGCAGACAGTAAGGTCAAATCATTTGCTCTTGAGCTAGTTCCTAGAATAACTAGAGCCCAGGCCATGGACGTTTTATCTTCTCAGGCTAACCTTGCAGGATATAAATCTGCACTTCTTGCAGCAGATTCAATGCCTAGAATTTTTCCTATGATGATGACAGCAGCAGGAACAATTACTCCTGCCAGAGTGCTAGTCATTGGAGCTGGTGTTGCTGGACTTCAGGCAATTGCTACAGCCAATCGTTTAGGGGCAATAGTTTCAGCATACGATATCCGTCCAGCAGTTAAAGAGCAGGTACAGAGTTTAGGAGCCAAGTTCGTTGAGCTTGAGCTGGAAACAGGTGAAGCTGAAGATGAAGGCGGCTATGCAAAAGCAATGGATGAGGAGTTTTATAAAAAGCAGCGTGAGCTAATGACAAAAGTTGTAGCAGAAAATGACGCTGTAATTACAACAGCTTCTATTCCCGGAAAAAAGGCACCTATTCTAGTTACTCAAGAAATGGTAGACGGCATGAAGCCGGGATCCGTAATTGTTGATTTAGCTGCAGAAAGCGGCGGCAATTGCGAAGCAACAAAAGCAGGTGAGACCGTGGATGTAGGAGGCGTAAAAGTAATAGGCCCCGTCAATGTGCCATCAACTGTCCCTTATCACGCAAGCCAAATGTACGCTAAAAATATCGCAAATCTACTTTTGTTAATGGTAAAAGACGAAGAATTAAACATAGATTTAGAAGATGAAATTTTAAAAGAATCACTCGTCACAGACGGGGGTAATGTCGTAAACGACAGAGTTAAAGAAGCACATAGTTTATAACTTTGAAAGGGGGTTAATTTAAATGGAT harbors:
- a CDS encoding Re/Si-specific NAD(P)(+) transhydrogenase subunit alpha; translation: MIVGIPKETSPGESRVAIVPNTVPSLQKAGFVVHVETGAGLEAGFPDNLFQDQGAVISDRSEVFEKADVILQINTVGSNPETDSQDISLLKEGQIVIGLIDALSNADAVRALADSKVKSFALELVPRITRAQAMDVLSSQANLAGYKSALLAADSMPRIFPMMMTAAGTITPARVLVIGAGVAGLQAIATANRLGAIVSAYDIRPAVKEQVQSLGAKFVELELETGEAEDEGGYAKAMDEEFYKKQRELMTKVVAENDAVITTASIPGKKAPILVTQEMVDGMKPGSVIVDLAAESGGNCEATKAGETVDVGGVKVIGPVNVPSTVPYHASQMYAKNIANLLLLMVKDEELNIDLEDEILKESLVTDGGNVVNDRVKEAHSL